The proteins below come from a single Oscillospiraceae bacterium genomic window:
- the pyk gene encoding pyruvate kinase produces the protein MRKTKIVCTMGPSTDKPGILRQLMENGMNVARFNFSHGDYEEHKGRFDKVRALSKELDLPIACMLDTKGPEIRLGEFKNGVEKLTTGQKFTLTSRNVEGTNEICSVTYKDLPHDVKPGGRIMLDDGLIELRIDEVGDTDIACTVCNDGTIKTKKGVNVPGVHLSMPYMSQRDTSDILFGVEQGFDLISASFARNAQDIMDIRHILDEHNSKIRIIAKIENQEGIDNIDEILTVADGIMVARGDMGVEIDFAEIPAIQKHLIDRAMSAGKICITATQMLDSMIVNPRPTRAEITDVANAIYDGTGAVMLSGETAAGKYPVEALKAMATIAETTEADSSFDSLVHHSRSDSSRLNVSAAVGHAACTTATDIGASAIITASKSGETARLLSRFRPDTQIIACVLDDTTRRQLNVYRGVTPLMMDYATSTDELISMSVAKAKSAGLVQDGDLVVVTAGVPVGISGTTNMIKVHMVGDSLLAGVGIGNHNAKGEVCVCRNATEATKKFKPGQILVVPFTTNDTLPFMREAAGIITEEAGTNSHSAIVGLTLDKAVIVGATNATRTLKDGMVISMDCSRGIVQAMAK, from the coding sequence ATGCGCAAAACGAAAATTGTCTGCACAATGGGTCCGTCTACCGATAAGCCGGGGATCCTGCGTCAGTTGATGGAAAATGGCATGAATGTTGCCCGTTTCAATTTCTCCCACGGCGACTATGAGGAGCATAAGGGCCGCTTTGACAAGGTGCGTGCCCTTTCCAAGGAGCTGGATCTGCCCATTGCCTGTATGCTGGATACCAAGGGTCCCGAGATTCGTCTGGGTGAGTTCAAGAACGGTGTGGAGAAGCTGACCACCGGCCAGAAGTTCACCCTGACCTCCCGCAATGTCGAGGGCACCAACGAGATCTGCTCCGTCACCTACAAGGACCTGCCCCACGACGTCAAGCCCGGCGGCCGCATCATGCTGGATGACGGCCTGATCGAGCTGCGCATTGATGAAGTCGGCGATACCGATATTGCCTGCACCGTCTGCAATGACGGCACCATCAAGACCAAGAAGGGCGTCAACGTTCCCGGCGTGCATCTGTCCATGCCGTATATGAGCCAGCGCGACACGAGCGATATTCTGTTTGGTGTCGAGCAGGGCTTTGACCTGATCTCCGCCAGCTTTGCCCGCAACGCGCAGGACATTATGGACATCCGCCACATTCTGGACGAGCACAACTCCAAGATCCGCATCATCGCGAAGATCGAGAATCAGGAGGGCATCGACAACATCGACGAGATTCTGACCGTGGCCGACGGCATCATGGTTGCCCGCGGCGATATGGGCGTTGAGATCGACTTTGCCGAGATCCCGGCCATCCAGAAGCACCTGATCGACCGCGCCATGAGCGCCGGTAAGATCTGCATTACCGCTACCCAGATGCTGGATTCCATGATTGTCAACCCCCGCCCGACCCGTGCCGAGATCACCGATGTTGCCAACGCTATCTATGACGGCACCGGCGCTGTCATGCTCTCCGGCGAGACCGCCGCGGGCAAGTACCCCGTCGAGGCGCTGAAGGCCATGGCTACGATTGCCGAGACCACCGAGGCAGACTCCAGCTTTGACAGTCTGGTCCATCACTCCCGCAGCGATTCCTCCCGCCTGAATGTCAGCGCTGCCGTTGGCCATGCCGCCTGCACCACCGCTACAGACATCGGCGCTTCCGCCATCATCACGGCTTCCAAGAGCGGTGAGACCGCCCGCCTGCTGAGCCGTTTCCGTCCTGACACCCAGATCATTGCCTGCGTGCTGGACGATACGACCCGCCGTCAGCTCAATGTCTATCGCGGTGTCACCCCGCTGATGATGGATTACGCAACCTCCACCGATGAGCTCATCAGTATGTCGGTTGCGAAGGCCAAGAGCGCGGGCCTTGTGCAGGACGGCGACCTCGTCGTCGTCACCGCCGGTGTTCCCGTCGGCATCTCCGGCACCACCAACATGATTAAGGTCCATATGGTCGGCGATTCCCTGCTGGCCGGTGTCGGCATCGGCAACCACAACGCCAAGGGTGAGGTCTGCGTGTGCCGCAACGCCACCGAGGCTACCAAGAAGTTCAAACCCGGCCAGATTTTGGTCGTACCCTTCACCACCAACGACACGCTGCCTTTCATGCGTGAGGCTGCCGGTATCATCACCGAGGAGGCCGGTACGAACAGCCATTCCGCCATTGTCGGTCTGACGCTGGATAAGGCCGTTATCGTTGGTGCTACCAATGCCACCCGCACGCTGAAGGACGGTATGGTCATCTCGATGGACTGCTCGCGCGGTATTGTGCAGGCTATGGCGAAGTGA
- a CDS encoding phosphopentomutase — translation MAKRVFLIVLDSFGVGAEPDAPQFGDAGTNTLAAIAGHPNFKGENLAKLGLFNLDGVTCGKPEATPVASFARLREASAGKDTTIGHWEIAGLLSAEPLPTFPDGFPQELLDAFTAKTGYQVLCNKPYSGTDVIRDYGEEHLRTGALIVYTSADSVFQIAANEALVPVEKLYEICAEARELLTGKYGVGRVIARPFVGDCAANFTRTPRRHDYSLVPPRDTMLDAILAAGKQTIGVGKIHDIFAGKGIGETIRTSGNTEGLRVTLELADRDFEGLAFVNLVDFDMLYGHRRDIAGYAAAAAEFNDWLPTFMDKMCPGDVLMVTADHGCDPSYTKTTDHTREHVPFLVYGDEIRPGVNLHTRYSFATIADTVCKALGVAYCPAGCGVYDEIAK, via the coding sequence ATGGCAAAACGCGTATTTTTGATCGTGCTGGATAGCTTTGGCGTTGGCGCAGAGCCGGATGCGCCGCAGTTCGGCGATGCCGGTACAAACACGCTGGCCGCTATCGCCGGTCATCCCAATTTCAAGGGAGAAAATCTGGCAAAGCTTGGCCTTTTCAATCTGGACGGTGTGACCTGCGGTAAGCCGGAGGCAACGCCCGTTGCCAGCTTTGCCCGCCTGCGCGAGGCAAGCGCCGGCAAGGATACGACCATCGGCCATTGGGAGATCGCGGGTCTGCTCAGCGCTGAGCCGCTGCCCACCTTCCCGGACGGTTTCCCGCAGGAATTGCTTGATGCATTCACGGCCAAAACCGGGTATCAGGTCCTCTGCAACAAGCCCTATTCCGGCACCGATGTCATCCGCGACTACGGCGAGGAGCATCTCCGGACCGGGGCGCTCATCGTTTACACCTCCGCCGACAGCGTGTTCCAGATCGCTGCGAACGAAGCCCTTGTCCCTGTGGAAAAGCTCTATGAGATCTGTGCCGAGGCGCGGGAGCTGCTCACCGGGAAGTACGGCGTCGGCCGTGTCATTGCCCGACCGTTTGTGGGGGACTGCGCCGCCAACTTTACCCGCACGCCGCGCCGCCATGACTACAGTCTGGTGCCGCCGCGCGATACAATGCTGGACGCTATCCTCGCTGCCGGAAAGCAGACCATCGGTGTGGGTAAGATCCACGACATTTTTGCAGGCAAGGGCATTGGGGAAACCATCCGCACCTCCGGCAATACCGAGGGGCTCCGGGTGACGCTGGAGCTGGCCGACCGCGATTTTGAGGGCCTTGCCTTCGTCAACCTCGTTGACTTTGACATGCTGTATGGCCACCGCCGTGACATTGCCGGCTATGCCGCTGCCGCTGCAGAGTTCAATGACTGGCTGCCGACCTTTATGGACAAAATGTGCCCCGGCGATGTGCTTATGGTCACCGCTGACCACGGCTGCGACCCCAGCTACACCAAGACCACCGACCACACCCGTGAGCATGTGCCGTTCCTTGTGTATGGCGATGAGATCCGCCCCGGTGTGAACCTGCATACACGCTACAGCTTTGCGACCATCGCCGACACGGTCTGCAAGGCGCTGGGCGTTGCGTACTGCCCGGCGGGCTGCGGCGTCTATGATGAAATTGCGAAGTAA
- a CDS encoding YdcF family protein: protein MMKLRSNVGVLLLYLLAAVLVVYSLSLVFLSNFNMGNLMVWLLTGCVTGYAVFRRPVNAWFSAGIGRVVFGVLAVLVCLYLAVIAFVAVSGYLHPPTGNEQAVIVLGAGLHRDKPSKLLQYRLDKAYAFAAAHPDTLVVTSGGQGRDEWVPEGDAMRDYLIAKGLPPERVLSENRSTSTEENFAFSLALLQSRGFSQTTPIVYVSNEFHCYRAGQYAAMAGFTNVSELAAATPLRSVLPCYMREALALLYYWVFKTSSSGPMHAMVGLLDLNKKFFYK from the coding sequence ATGATGAAATTGCGAAGTAACGTGGGCGTACTGCTTCTTTACCTGCTGGCGGCGGTGCTGGTGGTTTACTCCCTCTCGCTGGTGTTCCTTTCCAACTTCAACATGGGCAACCTTATGGTCTGGCTGCTCACCGGCTGCGTTACCGGCTACGCTGTCTTTCGCAGACCCGTTAATGCGTGGTTTTCTGCAGGTATCGGGCGCGTGGTTTTTGGGGTGCTGGCGGTGCTGGTCTGCCTTTATCTGGCTGTTATTGCCTTTGTTGCTGTCAGCGGGTATCTTCACCCGCCTACAGGGAACGAGCAGGCCGTGATTGTGCTGGGGGCGGGCCTGCACAGGGACAAGCCCAGCAAGCTGCTGCAATACCGCCTTGACAAGGCCTATGCGTTCGCCGCTGCCCACCCCGACACGCTGGTCGTCACCAGCGGCGGGCAGGGCCGTGATGAGTGGGTCCCTGAGGGCGATGCCATGCGGGACTATCTGATTGCGAAGGGCTTGCCGCCCGAGCGGGTCCTGTCTGAGAACCGCTCCACCTCCACGGAGGAGAACTTTGCCTTTTCACTGGCGCTGCTGCAGTCGCGGGGCTTTTCACAGACGACCCCCATCGTCTATGTCTCCAATGAATTCCACTGCTACCGCGCTGGGCAGTATGCCGCAATGGCTGGCTTTACCAATGTGTCTGAGCTTGCCGCTGCAACACCGCTGCGCAGTGTGCTGCCCTGCTATATGCGGGAGGCACTGGCGCTGCTTTATTACTGGGTATTCAAAACCTCATCCTCCGGGCCGATGCATGCAATGGTCGGTCTGCTGGATCTGAATAAGAAATTCTTTTACAAATAG
- a CDS encoding alpha/beta hydrolase-fold protein, whose translation MQIRYYKEYSRFLNRFMEFKVYGHAGRPIVIFPCQSGRFFDWEDRNMCNAAARWVDDGRLQIFTVDSIDPESWDNNGPERPRIEMQERWYNYICEEFVPRLLEINREQGDDHTGKILTGGASMGGGHAVNFFLRRPDIFNGTIALSGLYSSGMFFGGYMDDLVYRNSPCDYMRNFPTTHPYMKLFEKADKFIMCCGQGAWEGDLLASTRELQAILESKGIHPIVDIWGEDVSHDWYWWEKQWVYFLQMTLDDKK comes from the coding sequence ATGCAGATCCGCTATTACAAAGAGTACAGCCGTTTTCTGAACCGATTTATGGAGTTCAAGGTCTACGGCCACGCCGGACGGCCCATCGTGATTTTCCCGTGCCAGAGCGGCCGCTTCTTTGACTGGGAGGACCGCAACATGTGCAACGCCGCTGCCCGCTGGGTGGATGACGGCCGGCTGCAGATCTTCACAGTGGACAGCATCGACCCCGAAAGCTGGGACAACAACGGCCCCGAGCGCCCGCGTATCGAGATGCAGGAGCGCTGGTACAATTATATCTGCGAGGAATTTGTGCCCCGCCTGCTTGAGATCAACCGTGAGCAGGGCGATGACCACACCGGCAAGATTCTGACCGGCGGTGCCAGCATGGGCGGCGGCCACGCCGTCAACTTCTTCCTGCGCCGCCCGGACATCTTCAACGGCACGATCGCACTCAGCGGCCTGTATTCCTCCGGCATGTTCTTCGGCGGGTATATGGACGATCTTGTCTACCGCAATTCCCCCTGCGATTACATGCGCAATTTTCCCACGACCCACCCCTACATGAAGCTGTTTGAAAAGGCCGATAAGTTCATCATGTGCTGCGGTCAGGGTGCCTGGGAGGGGGACCTGCTGGCCTCCACCCGAGAGCTGCAGGCCATTCTCGAGAGCAAGGGCATCCATCCCATCGTTGATATCTGGGGCGAGGATGTGTCCCACGACTGGTATTGGTGGGAGAAGCAGTGGGTCTACTTCCTGCAGATGACGCTGGATGACAAGAAGTAA
- a CDS encoding DUF6056 family protein, with protein MTRSKDLYMDFWHDAAAQKRWLRRFALLIGLLLVPVFALAVFARPSADDYIYAARTHAVIQQYGFDLPRLLKAAWDTNVYYYQNWQGLYVSGFTLAFQPAIFGNRVYGVTLLCVLLPLFFCLYGLARCVVLRLSAAQKRLPWALALLLTFAFIEGMPAPVEGLYWFNGAMNYLPYFSLAVLNAGLAFALCFAAQLTLRRRVLYAAAGCLCSLVIGGGHQVAGLLNLLLLLLAAVLCARRRNFWQLPAFAAAVLGLLLNVLAPGTRVRTAGFSGAGFAEAVIKSFILAAMEWIRWLDVPLLCLLALLAFPLLHLARSAALPDRVFRYPFFGAAVTFVLMWGMIFLPSYTMGGIGAGRLLNVVWMTFVLGLAATEFLLLGWLERVRGLSLHGAEQFCKRHARRLPQATACMLVCMACIGSHTVKEGQDNHFATSLEAAYELADGQAARYAAALDAREAVLTDAVQQDVTIRPLNGEERPWLLFYTDVAPGPDMWGLTPYFDKQSVTIAEPNG; from the coding sequence ATGACAAGAAGTAAGGATTTGTATATGGATTTCTGGCACGATGCAGCCGCGCAAAAGCGCTGGCTGCGCCGTTTTGCGCTGTTGATCGGCCTGCTGCTGGTGCCGGTGTTTGCACTGGCCGTCTTTGCCCGCCCCTCGGCGGATGATTATATCTACGCGGCCCGCACCCATGCGGTCATACAGCAGTACGGCTTCGACCTGCCGCGGCTGCTCAAGGCCGCGTGGGACACCAATGTCTACTACTATCAGAACTGGCAGGGGCTGTATGTCTCCGGCTTTACGCTGGCGTTTCAGCCTGCTATCTTCGGCAACCGGGTTTACGGCGTCACACTGCTCTGTGTGTTGCTGCCGCTCTTTTTCTGCCTGTACGGGCTGGCGCGCTGTGTAGTGCTGCGCTTGTCTGCGGCGCAAAAACGGCTGCCTTGGGCGCTGGCGCTGCTGCTGACCTTCGCTTTTATCGAGGGAATGCCCGCCCCGGTCGAGGGGCTGTACTGGTTCAACGGCGCGATGAACTACCTGCCGTATTTCTCGCTTGCGGTGCTGAACGCGGGCCTTGCCTTTGCGCTCTGCTTTGCTGCGCAGCTTACGCTGCGGCGCAGGGTGCTGTACGCAGCCGCAGGCTGCTTGTGCAGTCTGGTCATCGGCGGCGGCCATCAGGTAGCCGGGCTTTTGAATCTTCTTTTGCTGCTGCTCGCGGCAGTGCTCTGCGCACGGCGGCGTAACTTCTGGCAGTTGCCCGCCTTTGCGGCGGCAGTCCTTGGGCTGTTGCTTAATGTGCTGGCCCCCGGCACGCGGGTGCGCACAGCAGGCTTTTCCGGTGCAGGCTTCGCCGAGGCTGTTATCAAAAGCTTTATCCTTGCCGCGATGGAGTGGATCCGCTGGCTGGATGTACCACTGCTCTGCCTGCTGGCGCTGCTGGCGTTTCCGCTGCTTCACCTTGCCCGCAGTGCCGCTCTGCCGGACCGTGTGTTCCGCTACCCGTTTTTTGGCGCGGCAGTCACCTTTGTACTGATGTGGGGCATGATTTTCCTGCCGTCCTACACAATGGGCGGCATCGGCGCGGGGCGGCTTTTGAATGTCGTCTGGATGACCTTTGTGCTGGGGCTGGCTGCTACAGAGTTTCTTCTGCTCGGCTGGCTTGAGCGTGTGCGCGGCCTTTCCCTGCATGGTGCAGAGCAGTTTTGTAAACGCCATGCCCGGCGTCTGCCGCAGGCGACTGCCTGTATGCTGGTTTGCATGGCCTGCATCGGCAGCCACACCGTTAAGGAGGGGCAGGATAACCACTTTGCCACCAGCTTGGAGGCCGCCTATGAGCTGGCAGACGGACAGGCCGCACGCTACGCTGCGGCACTGGATGCGCGGGAGGCGGTTCTGACCGATGCCGTCCAACAGGATGTAACCATCCGCCCGCTGAACGGCGAGGAACGCCCCTGGCTCCTGTTCTACACTGATGTGGCGCCCGGGCCGGACATGTGGGGCCTGACGCCCTATTTTGACAAGCAGTCCGTCACGATTGCTGAGCCGAACGGATGA
- a CDS encoding cysteine desulfurase, whose amino-acid sequence MIYLDYTANTPADPVVLNAFIAAEQRYIANPNSTHIVGQQARAEMDRVTSSIAQRLGVQPAEIIYTSGASEANNLAVKGIAQAARHIGKHIISTELEHSSVGASLSVLQQQGYEIDLLRIGRDGRVDLDQLRELLRDDTVLVAVCAVDSELGTVQPIREIAEFVKAYPGCRLHVDATQAVGKTDLWLDGVDTMSFTAHKFYGLNGIGALYKRRGLVITPQISGGASTTIYRSGTPTLGLAVSLDAALTLALDAQAARTAQVRLLHDRLVAALRRYSLVRINSPETAVPHIINVSVTGIKGTRFQQALSEQGVCVSVKSACSSDGMPSKAVFAVSRDRRNALSSWRISISHLTTEEEIEGFLQAFDTCYKTLTNKEN is encoded by the coding sequence ATGATCTACCTTGATTATACCGCCAACACCCCGGCAGACCCGGTCGTTTTGAACGCCTTTATCGCGGCGGAGCAACGCTACATTGCCAACCCCAACTCCACCCATATCGTCGGGCAGCAGGCCCGGGCTGAGATGGACCGTGTGACGAGCTCTATTGCGCAGCGCCTCGGCGTGCAGCCGGCTGAGATCATCTACACCTCCGGCGCAAGCGAGGCCAACAACCTTGCTGTCAAGGGCATTGCACAGGCCGCACGGCATATCGGTAAGCACATTATCTCCACCGAGCTGGAGCATTCCTCTGTGGGGGCGTCCTTATCCGTCCTGCAGCAGCAGGGATACGAGATCGACCTGCTGCGCATCGGCCGTGACGGCAGAGTAGACCTTGACCAGCTGCGGGAGCTGCTGCGCGATGATACAGTTCTGGTAGCAGTCTGCGCCGTGGACAGTGAGTTGGGCACCGTGCAGCCCATTCGAGAAATTGCAGAGTTCGTCAAAGCGTACCCCGGCTGCCGCCTGCATGTGGACGCAACACAGGCCGTTGGCAAAACGGACCTCTGGCTGGACGGCGTGGACACCATGAGCTTTACGGCCCATAAATTTTACGGCCTCAACGGCATCGGTGCGCTGTATAAGCGGCGCGGGCTGGTGATCACACCGCAGATCTCCGGCGGGGCCAGCACTACGATCTACCGCAGCGGCACACCAACGCTCGGGCTGGCGGTCAGTCTGGATGCGGCGTTGACCTTGGCGCTGGATGCACAGGCGGCGCGCACTGCGCAGGTCCGCTTGCTGCATGACCGCCTTGTGGCAGCGCTGCGGCGCTACAGCCTTGTGCGCATCAACAGCCCCGAAACTGCAGTGCCGCACATCATCAATGTCAGCGTCACTGGCATCAAGGGGACGCGGTTCCAGCAGGCTCTCAGCGAGCAGGGGGTCTGTGTTTCGGTCAAATCTGCCTGTTCCTCGGACGGGATGCCGTCCAAGGCCGTGTTTGCCGTCAGCCGTGACCGCCGCAATGCGCTGTCCAGCTGGCGCATCAGTATAAGCCACCTGACGACCGAGGAAGAAATCGAAGGTTTCCTGCAGGCCTTCGATACCTGCTACAAAACCCTGACAAACAAGGAGAATTGA
- a CDS encoding tRNA 2-thiocytidine biosynthesis protein TtcA has protein sequence MERQLEAYQKIERSIIKKFRKQLWTPFIVAVKRYELIQAGDKIAVCISGGKDSMVMAKLLQELQRHSEVPFELVYLVMDPGYNEINRQKIESNAALLHIPITVFETNIFDVANNSDKSPCYLCARMRRGHLYKKAQQLGCNKIALGHHFNDVIETTVMSMFYGSQLQAMPPKLHSTNFPGMTLIRPLYCIREEDIIAWRRYNDLEFIQCACRFTEACTICDNGGGGSKRQEIKVLLRRLMRDNPNIENSIFRSIHAVALDTMPGYKTEGEEHSFLERFDRIEEELKNARE, from the coding sequence TTGGAACGCCAATTAGAAGCATATCAAAAAATCGAGCGCAGCATCATCAAAAAATTTCGCAAGCAGTTGTGGACACCCTTTATCGTGGCCGTAAAGCGGTATGAGCTGATTCAGGCGGGGGACAAGATCGCCGTCTGTATTTCCGGCGGTAAGGATTCTATGGTCATGGCCAAGCTTTTGCAGGAGCTGCAGCGCCACAGCGAGGTTCCGTTTGAACTGGTCTATCTCGTCATGGACCCCGGCTATAACGAAATCAACCGCCAAAAGATCGAGAGCAACGCCGCACTGCTGCATATTCCCATCACGGTGTTTGAAACAAATATCTTTGATGTGGCGAACAACAGCGATAAATCCCCCTGCTACCTTTGTGCCCGGATGCGCCGTGGCCATCTGTATAAAAAAGCGCAGCAGCTTGGCTGCAACAAAATCGCGCTCGGCCATCATTTCAATGATGTTATCGAGACAACCGTCATGAGCATGTTCTACGGCTCGCAGCTGCAGGCCATGCCGCCCAAGCTGCACAGCACAAATTTCCCGGGTATGACGCTGATCCGACCGCTCTACTGCATCCGTGAGGAGGACATCATCGCATGGCGGCGGTACAATGACCTTGAATTTATCCAGTGCGCCTGCCGCTTTACCGAGGCATGCACCATCTGCGACAATGGGGGCGGCGGCTCCAAGCGGCAGGAAATCAAGGTCCTGCTGCGCCGCCTGATGCGTGACAATCCGAATATTGAGAACAGCATCTTCCGCAGCATCCACGCTGTTGCGCTGGACACGATGCCCGGCTACAAGACCGAGGGAGAGGAGCATTCCTTCTTAGAGCGGTTTGACCGTATTGAGGAGGAGCTGAAAAACGCCCGGGAATGA
- a CDS encoding WG repeat-containing protein: protein MKRILCALVILLLAGCASRPADVIGTPAPTTTPAQIPETAPTSQPDQTDETAASEYTAIQLQQQDTRSGQLLAQDGLATDGYYTMCMDGKWGLMKSDGTVLLPCISDRPIERCANGCLRWHFLSTSAPMDDAERNSYEAALAAENAGTLCTGEHDGQSYTWTYDINTGRVCKSAGMMGGAAELNDGDALYGDYLPCVRSVWTSGNGDPDYYTTAEGGGIVFANSEGDLLNGITYASAGCFYDQPLAPVKIGDKWAYLDRKGNQVTQAVYDAVYGGLDFYEDYTPKYASPLLNGYAAICRDGKWGVLDAAGKEYIPCDYAGAAWNGHILWLQRDGHWQSRTLPGVPEHWQDAKMRFQVGPKELKATDAFWRVTAAGGLRLRVGPDTSYEKISLVPEYTALQELGRSEDGCWMLTLYGRWHGWVSMDHLEKITQ, encoded by the coding sequence ATGAAACGGATCCTTTGCGCCCTTGTAATACTGCTGCTGGCAGGCTGCGCGTCACGGCCGGCTGATGTGATCGGCACACCTGCGCCGACGACAACGCCCGCTCAGATACCGGAAACTGCCCCGACCAGCCAGCCCGACCAAACAGATGAAACCGCAGCCAGTGAATATACGGCCATCCAGCTGCAGCAGCAGGATACCCGAAGCGGCCAGCTGCTGGCGCAGGACGGGCTTGCCACAGACGGCTATTATACGATGTGTATGGACGGAAAATGGGGCCTGATGAAAAGTGACGGCACCGTCCTGCTGCCCTGTATCTCCGACCGGCCGATCGAACGCTGCGCCAACGGCTGTCTGCGCTGGCATTTTCTCAGCACCTCGGCCCCGATGGATGATGCGGAGCGCAACAGCTATGAGGCGGCGCTCGCCGCAGAAAATGCCGGTACACTCTGCACCGGTGAGCATGACGGGCAGAGTTATACATGGACCTATGACATCAACACCGGCCGCGTATGCAAAAGCGCCGGCATGATGGGCGGTGCTGCCGAACTGAACGATGGCGATGCTCTGTATGGGGATTATCTGCCCTGTGTGCGGAGTGTGTGGACATCCGGAAACGGTGACCCGGACTATTATACGACAGCCGAGGGCGGCGGAATTGTTTTTGCCAATTCTGAAGGAGACCTTCTGAACGGCATTACCTATGCGTCCGCAGGCTGCTTTTATGACCAACCCCTGGCCCCGGTGAAAATCGGTGACAAATGGGCCTACCTTGACCGGAAGGGAAATCAGGTAACACAAGCCGTGTATGACGCAGTCTACGGCGGCCTGGATTTTTATGAGGATTACACGCCAAAGTATGCCTCGCCCCTGCTGAATGGGTATGCTGCCATCTGCCGTGACGGGAAATGGGGTGTGCTGGACGCCGCCGGGAAGGAGTACATCCCCTGCGATTATGCAGGTGCCGCTTGGAATGGCCATATCCTCTGGCTGCAGCGGGACGGACACTGGCAAAGCAGAACGCTGCCCGGCGTGCCGGAGCATTGGCAGGATGCCAAAATGCGCTTTCAGGTTGGTCCGAAGGAGCTAAAGGCAACAGACGCCTTTTGGCGGGTCACCGCAGCCGGAGGCCTGCGGCTGCGTGTAGGGCCGGACACAAGCTACGAAAAAATCAGCCTTGTGCCGGAATACACTGCCCTGCAGGAGTTGGGCCGCAGCGAGGATGGTTGCTGGATGCTGACTCTTTACGGCAGGTGGCACGGCTGGGTCAGCATGGATCACCTTGAAAAAATAACGCAATGA
- a CDS encoding AraC family transcriptional regulator, which translates to MEAPLFDGKLVHSQRIIYTPSPFARSNLVHLQEVGRLQARSPHASTRKGLASYLFFMVESGSGTLEYDGTTRALRAGDCAFLDCRKPYRHYTGEDLWQLRWVHFYGPNMGAIYKKYEERGGQPSFRAENAAAYAALLETLYTLADSDNYVRDMQICEKLLALLTLLMQESWHPEAVRAGGAKRQNLQEIKDYLDAHYGEKITLDALAEQFYINKFYLTRVFKEQFGQTVTGYLMQLRITQAKRLLRFSDKNIETIAQECGMSDANYFSRIFKKVEGTTPGQYRRQW; encoded by the coding sequence ATGGAAGCACCGTTATTTGACGGCAAGCTGGTGCATTCCCAGCGCATTATTTATACACCCTCCCCCTTTGCACGGTCGAATCTTGTGCATTTGCAGGAGGTTGGCCGGCTGCAGGCGCGCAGCCCCCATGCCAGCACCCGCAAGGGGCTGGCCTCCTACCTGTTCTTCATGGTGGAGAGCGGCAGCGGCACCTTGGAATATGATGGCACCACTCGCGCCCTGCGCGCCGGGGACTGCGCATTTCTTGACTGCCGCAAGCCGTACCGCCATTATACGGGCGAGGACCTGTGGCAGCTGCGCTGGGTGCATTTTTACGGCCCGAACATGGGGGCTATCTACAAAAAGTACGAGGAGCGCGGCGGTCAGCCAAGCTTCCGCGCCGAGAATGCAGCCGCCTATGCCGCGCTGCTGGAAACCCTGTATACGCTGGCAGATTCCGACAATTATGTGCGCGACATGCAGATATGCGAAAAGCTGCTGGCCCTGCTGACCCTGCTGATGCAGGAAAGCTGGCACCCCGAGGCCGTGCGCGCAGGAGGTGCAAAACGGCAGAATCTGCAGGAGATCAAGGACTATCTTGACGCCCACTATGGAGAAAAGATCACGCTGGACGCTTTGGCGGAGCAGTTTTACATCAACAAATTCTACCTGACCCGCGTTTTTAAGGAGCAGTTCGGTCAGACGGTCACAGGTTACCTGATGCAGCTGCGCATCACACAGGCAAAGCGCCTGTTGCGATTCAGCGATAAAAATATTGAGACCATTGCGCAGGAATGCGGCATGAGCGATGCCAATTACTTTTCACGCATCTTCAAAAAGGTGGAGGGCACAACACCGGGTCAGTACCGGCGGCAATGGTAA